One segment of Salmo trutta unplaced genomic scaffold, fSalTru1.1, whole genome shotgun sequence DNA contains the following:
- the LOC115187365 gene encoding stromal interaction molecule 2 has product MMLLLSPVLLLLLRGVLFEASQGIIQDSGYYHHNDPELGLTFAGQRTVFDSTDPCLVVSPPCMNEADRYSLEGLRNIHREMDDDQDGGIEVEESVEFIIEDMKQQQTNKHSNLHREDQHITIEELWRGWKFSEVHNWTQDEVLRWLREFVELPQYEKNFKDFRVNGNTLPRIAANEPSFLSGQLKILDQRDKQKLNIKALDVVLFGAPIRPPHNYMKDLLLLVSVMMGVGGCWFSQVQNKASKVHISKMMKDLESLQSAELSLRELQEQLEQAQEEKRNVAEEKQNLEEKMRDEIMGAQEEAHRLHQLRAGAVSQLSRLRYAEEELEQVRGALKKAEKDMMAYWSVPEALQLWLQLTHEVEVQYYNIKKHSAELQLNVAKEEAEKIKKKRSSLMGTFHVAHSSSLDDVDTKILEAKNALSEVTACLRERLHRWQQIERLCGFPLLRNSGLASLTATLYSDSNWVAMPRVSVPTFPSCHETIQGSLEDLMEDPSAPILVPPMKRSPRSRGSTSTVCRQRRSGHASSSSSSSSFSDPDILIPIHTTLPCFEEEEQIFINAQRRGDSQVIYSDRTPPVSRRSSEPSGTESPVCKIAREELEASLDEATLKTSSKDEPDSSAVDNTAPRKMQRGKSETSMDPPADAAAKKVLGRSMDNVSRKSSRDEYHEVPLETHVSKKRSLLSTDMIGVSLDTGSRQMMRENRGEVSFNNTMRGRPREEIVAAIGTPTRRISREEVDFLADSTQRRMAMTRDKLTLHLDSNSSHKMLRKKIEFPVEPPSAATRKISIDEHHEMCSHAGRRTNSDKIDRSIDTPTGKIYPDRVDSAPEIPKRRISREEYAGSSQLGHGPQVLDRGQFGQPDLTLSTPWKQTQTPDPYTSDHLTELVYDGILEKSCITPATTPATTSDLPQRITEGGEREGNPPVPPPRSGRSLNTLPPEMRGERHQKDKDKSTKSSKLKNLFKKRKDHTPELPQGGLNNL; this is encoded by the exons ATGATGTTGCTCCTTTCCCCGGTTCTCCTCCTTCTGCTCCGCGGGGTCTTATTCGAGGCTTCGCAGGGCATCATCCAGGACAGCGGCTACTATCACCACAATGACCCGGAACTCGGACTCACCTTTGCCGGCCAAAGAACGGTGTTCGACTCGACAG ACCCATGCCTGGTGGTGTCACCTCCCTGTATGAACGAGGCAGACCGATACAGTCTGGAGGGTCTGAGGAACATCCACAGAGAGATGGATGACGaccaggatggagggatagaggtggaggagagCGTGGAG tTCATCATCGAGGACATGAAGCAGCAGCAGACCAACAAACACAGCAATCTTCACAGAGAGGACCAACACATCACCATAGAAGAACTATGGAGGGGCTGGAAGTTCTCAGAAg tCCATAACTGGACTCAGGATGAGGTGTTGAGGTGGCTCAGGGAGTTTGTAGAGCTGCCTCAGTACGAGAAGAACTTTAAAGACTTCAGAGTCAACGGCAACACCCTCCCCAG GATAGCAGCCAATGAGCCGTCGTTCCTGAGTGGCCAGCTGAAGATCCTGgaccagagagacaaacagaaacTCAACATCAAGGCTCTGGACGTGGTGCTGTTTGGTGCTCCTATAC gcccACCCCATAACTACATGAAGGACTTGTTGCTGCTAGTTTCTGTGATGATGGGTGTAGGAGGCTGCTGGttctcccaggtccagaacaaagctTCTAAAGTTCACATCTCCAAGATGATGAAGGACCTGGAGAGTCTGCAGAGTGCTGAGCTCAGCCTCAGAGAACTACAGGAACA GCTGGAGCAGGCCCAGGAGGAGAAGCGTAACGTGGCGGAGGAGAAACAGAACCTGGAGGAGAAGATGAGGGATGAGATCATGGGAGCCCAGGAGGAGGCACACAGACTCCATCAGCTGAGAGCTGGAGCCGTCAGTCAACTGAGCAGACTGAGATATGCAGAGGAGGAGCTGGAGCAG gtTCGGGGAGCATTAAAGAAGGCAGAGAAGGACATGATGGCTTACTGGTCTGTCCCGGAGGCCCTACAGCTCTGGCTACAGCTGACCCACGAGGTGGAGGTCCAGTACTACAACATCAAGAAACACAGTGCTGAGCTGCAGCTCAACGTAGCCAAGGAAGAG GCAGAGAAGATCAAGAAGAAGAGGAGTTCCCTCATGGGGACGTTCCACGTGGCTCACAGCTCCTCACTGGACGATGTTGACACCAAGATCCTGGAGGCcaa GAACGCCCTATCAGAAGTCACGGCCTGCCTACGGGAGCGTCTCCACCGCTGGCAACAGATAGAGCGTCTGTGTGGTTTCCCTCTCCTCAGGAACTCTGGCCTGGCCAGCCTGACAGCCACGCTGTATTCAGACTCTAACTGGGTGGCAATGCCCAGGGTGTCTGTTCCCACCTTCCCTTCCTGTCATGAAACAATACAAGGCTCTCTGGAGGATCTGATGGAAGACCCCTCAGCACCCATCTTAG ttccACCAATGAAGCGCTCCCCTCGCTCTCGTGGCTCTACCTCCACTGTGTGTCGTCAACGGCGTTCTGGACacgcctcctcttcctcttcctcatcctccttctccGACCCTGATATCCTTATCCCTATCCACACCACGCTCCCCTGCTTCGAGGAAGAGGAGCAGATCTTCATCAACGCCCAGCGGAGGGG aGATTCTCAGGTAATTTATTCTGACAGGACCCCTCCTGTCAGCAGAAGGTCATCAGAACCTTCCGGAACAGAATCCCCCGTTTGTAAGATAGCTAGAGAAGAACTGGAAGCTTCCTTGGATGAAGCCACATTGAAGACATCATCTAAAGACGAGCCAGACTCTTCTGCTGTGGACAACACTGCTCCAAGGAAAATGCAAAGAGGCAAAAGTGAGACTTCCATGGACCCCCCCGCCGACGCAGCAGCCAAAAAGGTCTTGGGTCGTTCGATGGACAACGTCTCAAGGAAGTCATCCAGAGATGAGTATCACGAGGTTCCGTTGGAGACTCACGTCTCAAAGAAGAGGTCTCTTCTATCTACAGACATGATCGGTGTGTCTCTGGACACCGGCTCCAGGCAGATgatgagagagaacaggggggaaGTCTCATTCAACAACACCATGAGAGGAAGGCCCAGAGAAGAAATTGTGGCGGCCATTGGAACCCCAACGAGAAGGATATCCCGAGAGGAGGTGGACTTCTTAGCTGACAGCACTCAGAGGAGGATGGCGATGACCAGAGACAAACTGACCCTTCATCTGGACAGCAACTCTTCTCACAAGATGCTCAGGAAGAAGATAGAGTTCCCAGTGGAACCACCATCTGCCGCCACGAGGAAGATATCGATAGACGAACACCATGAGATGTGCTCTCACGCTGGCAGACGAACAAACAGTGATAAGATTGACAGATCCATAGACACTCCCACTGGGAAGATCTACCCGGACAGGGTCGACAGTGCCCCGGAAATCCCCAAACGGAGGATTTCCAGGGAGGAGTATGCTGGGTCGTCCCAGTTGGGTCACGGTCCCCAGGTTTTGGATCGAGGTCAGTTCGGACAACCTGACCTCACATTGTCTACGCCATGGAAACAAACCCAGACCCCTGACCCTTATACCTCCGACCACCTGACCGAACTGGTGTATGACGGAATTCTGGAGAAGTCCTGTATCACCCCAGCAACGACCCCAGCAACAACCTCTGACCTGCCCCAGAGGATCACGGAAGGAGGAGAGCGAGAAGGTAATCCTCCTGTTCCGCCCCCGAGGAGCGGCCGGTCCCTAAACACGTTGCCCCCGGAGATGAGAGGCGAGAGGCACCAAAAGGACAAAGACAAAAGCACGAAGTCATCCAAACTCAAGAACCTTTTTAAGAAAAGGAAAGATCATACCCCAGAACTGCCACAAGGGGGCCTGAACAATCTCTGA